A genome region from Conger conger chromosome 16, fConCon1.1, whole genome shotgun sequence includes the following:
- the qtrt1 gene encoding queuine tRNA-ribosyltransferase catalytic subunit 1 yields MAASTERQPDMGAVNAGVSSTRAASSAPPLALRILAECPVSKARACDLTLPHCTVNTPVFMPVGTQGTMKGITSDQLAELGCQICLGNTYHLGMRPGPELIEKAKGLHNFMNWKNNLLTDSGGFQMVSLVALSEVTEEGVRFQSPYDGKEIMLSPEQSIAIQNSLGSDIMMQLDDVVSSTITGPRVEEAMKRSIRWLDRCIAANKNPDRQNLFAIIQGGLNAELRKACLEEMTKRDVPGFAIGGLSGGEAKDDFWRMVTLSTDYLPQTKPRYLMGVGYAVELVVCSALGCDMFDCVFPTRTARFGTALVPWGSLPLKKKQFAKDFQPIDPDCHCPTCERHTRAYLHALFKCDTAAMHHVTIHNIAYQLSLMRAVRTSILEGRFPEFVRTFMRRMYPSQETYPSWAVEALASVNITLD; encoded by the exons ATGGCTGCCTCCACGGAAAGGCAGCCTGACATGGGCGCTGTAAATGCCGGTGTGTCTTCTACGAGAGCTGCCTCCAGCGCTCCACCGCTGGCTCTGCGGATACTGGCAGAGTGTCCCGTAAGCAAAGCACGTGCCTGTGATCTAACGCTGCCACACTGCACGGTAAACACTCCGGTCTTCATGCCTGTTGGGACGCAAGGAACAATGAAGGGAATCACATCGGACCAACTGGCTGAACTCGGCTGCCAGATATGCTTGGGGAACACTTATCATCTAGGAATGAGACCG GGTCCAGAGCTTATAGAGAAAGCCAAAGGCCTGCACAACTTTATGAACTGGAAAAACAACCTGCTGACG GACAGCGGAGGGTTCCAGATGGTTTCTCTTGTGGCGCTATCGGAGGTGACAGAGGAAGGAGTCCGGTTTCAGTCACCTTATGATGGCAAGGAGATAATGCTTTCCCCTGAACAGTCCATTGCCATCCAAAACAGCTTGG GCTCAGACATCATGATGCAGTTGGACGACGTGGTCAGCAGTACGATCACCGGCCCGCGTGTGGAGGAGGCTATGAAGCGGTCGATCCGTTGGCTAGACCGCTGCATAGCTGCCAACAAAAACCCTGACCGTCAGAACCTATTTGCCATCATCCAGGGTGGGCTGAACGCAGAGCTACGCAAGGCCTGTCTAGAGG AGATGACCAAGCGGGATGTTCCAGGCTTTGCCATCGGAGGGCTGAGCGGAGGAGAGGCAAAGGACGACTTCTGGAGGATGGTGACGCTCAGCACGGACTATCTACCTCAAACTAAACCTAGATACCTCATGGGAGTCGG TTACGCAGTGGAACTGGTGGTGTGTTCTGCCCTGGGGTGCGACATGTTCGACTGCGTTTTCCCCACTCGCACTGCA cggTTTGGAACGGCATTGGTTCCTTGGGGATCCTTGCCACTGAAAAAGAAGCAATTTGCGAAGGACTTCCAGCCCATTGACCCAGATTGCCACTGCCCCACCTGCGAAAG GCACACTCGGGCCTACCTACACGCCCTCTTCAAGTGTGACACTGCAGCTATGCATCACGTCACTATCCACAACATCGCCTACCAG CTGTCATTGATGCGGGCGGTGCGCACAAGCATCTTGGAGGGTCGGTTCCCCGAGTTTGTGCGGACATTCATGCGGCGCATGTACCCTTCGCAGGAGACCTACCCCAGCTGGGCGGTGGAGGCACTGGCCTCTGTCAACATCACATTAGATTGA